One region of Candidatus Methylarchaceae archaeon HK02M2 genomic DNA includes:
- a CDS encoding superoxide dismutase, with protein MEINKFYTLPKLSYEYKDLEPHISEEQLKIHHQKHHQAYVNGANAIFEILDKVRKDDIDVDIKSTLKALSFNIGGHTLHSLFWDNLAPADKGGEKPGGILGDSIKKEFGSIDRFKKEFSQAAASVEGSGWAALTLCRKTDRPIIMQIEKHNINIYPMFTILMVLDVWEHAYYLDYKNERGKFVNAFWNIVNWNEVNKRLEKLK; from the coding sequence ATGGAAATAAACAAATTTTATACCTTACCAAAATTATCTTACGAATACAAAGATTTAGAGCCGCATATATCCGAAGAACAGTTAAAGATACACCATCAAAAGCATCATCAAGCATATGTCAATGGTGCAAATGCGATATTTGAGATACTAGACAAAGTACGAAAAGATGATATCGATGTGGATATTAAATCAACATTAAAAGCGCTGTCTTTCAACATAGGGGGCCACACCCTACACTCATTATTCTGGGATAACCTAGCACCAGCTGACAAAGGTGGTGAAAAGCCAGGTGGTATATTAGGGGATAGCATAAAGAAAGAGTTCGGGAGTATTGATAGGTTCAAAAAAGAGTTCTCGCAAGCAGCTGCTAGCGTAGAAGGATCTGGATGGGCAGCACTGACTTTGTGCAGGAAAACCGATAGACCCATAATAATGCAGATAGAGAAACACAATATCAACATTTATCCTATGTTTACAATCTTAATGGTTCTTGATGTCTGGGAGCATGCATACTATCTCGATTACAAGAACGAAAGAGGTAAATTTGTAAATGCGTTCTGGAACATCGTCAACTGGAATGAAGTAAATAAAAGGCTTGAAAAATTAAAGTAA
- a CDS encoding HIT family protein: MKVDCIFCKIAKGDISAEKIYETENIVSFLDINPRAPGHSLVIPKLHVQTFTDLQDDLLTDVFKGTKEVVKILKKALGPDAFTIGINDGKSAGQEIPHLHINIFPRFENDRGKSVHSIVDNPPKEDIKYIAKKIRDAIIGSS; this comes from the coding sequence ATGAAAGTTGATTGTATTTTTTGCAAGATAGCTAAAGGAGATATATCAGCAGAAAAAATTTATGAGACGGAAAATATTGTATCTTTCTTAGATATAAATCCAAGAGCACCAGGTCATAGCTTAGTTATACCTAAGTTACATGTTCAGACATTTACCGACCTACAAGATGATTTGTTAACAGATGTCTTTAAGGGGACAAAAGAAGTTGTTAAAATTTTGAAGAAGGCTTTGGGGCCTGATGCATTCACGATAGGGATAAATGATGGTAAATCAGCTGGTCAAGAGATTCCACATTTGCATATAAACATCTTCCCAAGGTTTGAAAATGATAGAGGAAAATCGGTTCATTCAATTGTGGATAATCCTCCTAAAGAAGATATTAAGTATATAGCAAAAAAAATCAGGGATGCCATAATTGGTTCTTCTTGA
- a CDS encoding type 1 glutamine amidotransferase produces MIIVSDMSLKGKKVLMFVEDGYEDLEFWYPKIRLIEEGAELVVASKNEGVFNSKHGYEAKVKVRVEKLDSKEFDCLIIPGGVVCPDRLRRHEEVLSFVRSMNDQRKIIASICHGPWVLISAGIVKGKKMTSYYSIKDDIENAGAEYLDRSVVVDGNVITSRRPDDLPNFCKAIIKALKG; encoded by the coding sequence ATGATAATCGTATCGGATATGAGCCTGAAAGGAAAAAAGGTGTTGATGTTTGTAGAAGACGGCTACGAAGATCTCGAATTTTGGTATCCTAAGATAAGGTTGATTGAAGAGGGTGCAGAGCTCGTAGTTGCGAGTAAAAACGAGGGAGTCTTCAATAGCAAGCATGGGTATGAGGCAAAAGTAAAAGTCAGAGTTGAGAAATTAGACAGTAAAGAGTTTGACTGTCTCATCATACCTGGGGGGGTTGTATGTCCGGATAGGCTTAGGAGGCATGAAGAAGTATTAAGCTTTGTGAGGAGTATGAATGATCAAAGAAAGATTATAGCATCCATATGTCATGGGCCTTGGGTTTTAATCTCAGCTGGGATAGTTAAAGGAAAGAAGATGACATCATATTACTCCATAAAAGACGATATAGAAAACGCCGGGGCAGAGTACTTGGATAGATCGGTGGTTGTAGACGGTAATGTAATAACTTCGAGAAGACCCGATGATTTACCTAATTTCTGCAAAGCCATAATCAAAGCACTTAAAGGATAA
- a CDS encoding CoA-binding protein → MIKPELIKEFLDKKNIISIVGASRDPNKYGHQVYIDLKEAGYEVYPVNPNAKEIMGDKCYPDLRSLPVKPDVVNLVVPPKITEDIVKTCKELGITKVWMQPGSESEWAINFCKENAIDCMYGICIMVQRRKLI, encoded by the coding sequence ATGATAAAGCCGGAGCTAATAAAAGAGTTTCTTGATAAGAAGAATATAATTAGTATTGTAGGAGCGAGTAGAGACCCCAACAAGTATGGCCACCAAGTATATATCGATTTGAAAGAGGCTGGATACGAAGTCTACCCGGTTAACCCAAACGCTAAAGAGATTATGGGGGATAAATGCTATCCTGATCTTAGATCCTTGCCAGTTAAGCCTGATGTTGTCAATCTAGTAGTGCCACCTAAAATCACTGAGGACATCGTAAAGACCTGCAAGGAGTTAGGTATCACGAAGGTTTGGATGCAGCCTGGTTCAGAATCTGAGTGGGCAATTAATTTCTGCAAAGAGAACGCAATCGATTGTATGTATGGGATTTGTATAATGGTCCAGAGGAGAAAACTGATCTAA
- a CDS encoding NifB/NifX family molybdenum-iron cluster-binding protein: MKIAISSSGKNLEAQVAPRFGRCPYFMIFDTDTMGFETISNESAMTFGGAGIQAAQIVAKAGVKVVITGNVGPNAYQTLKAAGIRVFTEASGTIKDAVALYKKDKLQEINAPNMESHFGKGGNI, from the coding sequence ATGAAAATTGCAATATCTTCTTCAGGTAAGAATTTAGAAGCACAGGTTGCTCCACGATTTGGGAGATGTCCATATTTTATGATTTTTGATACTGATACCATGGGTTTTGAGACCATATCTAATGAGAGTGCAATGACTTTTGGTGGAGCAGGTATTCAGGCAGCTCAGATTGTTGCCAAAGCTGGTGTAAAAGTTGTTATTACTGGGAATGTAGGGCCAAATGCTTATCAAACCTTAAAAGCTGCAGGAATAAGAGTTTTTACAGAAGCGAGTGGGACCATAAAAGACGCAGTGGCACTGTATAAAAAGGACAAACTTCAAGAGATAAATGCACCCAACATGGAAAGCCACTTTGGAAAAGGTGGTAACATATGA
- a CDS encoding NifB/NifX family molybdenum-iron cluster-binding protein translates to MKICIPTEGENGLDDFVGEHFGRVPYYTIVDLDIDDVKVIPNTSHHMGGNEYPPELMEREGVNVLVCRGLGRRAIGMFEEFGIDVYIGASGLVRDAITDFKSGRLRKAGIGDSCGRHVFRDQHDHHFH, encoded by the coding sequence ATGAAAATTTGTATACCTACCGAGGGTGAAAATGGATTAGATGACTTTGTTGGGGAGCATTTCGGAAGGGTTCCATACTATACCATTGTCGATCTTGACATTGATGATGTAAAGGTTATTCCAAATACGAGTCATCATATGGGTGGAAATGAATACCCTCCTGAACTTATGGAGCGAGAGGGGGTCAATGTGTTGGTGTGTCGAGGTCTTGGAAGACGGGCTATCGGTATGTTTGAAGAATTTGGTATAGATGTATATATCGGTGCTTCGGGTTTGGTTAGAGATGCAATTACGGATTTTAAATCGGGAAGACTTCGAAAAGCAGGTATCGGCGATTCATGTGGTAGA